From a single Miscanthus floridulus cultivar M001 chromosome 8, ASM1932011v1, whole genome shotgun sequence genomic region:
- the LOC136478007 gene encoding nucleotide-sugar uncharacterized transporter 2-like: protein MTKLPWWRADASELVAVTAMGVWEAVLAGGGRRFIKRKDSDAGETGRALEELRSSLYNEMHSSEGAKRQQQRFCGPSVALTFNFAIAVGIIMANKMVMGSVGFKFPIALSLIHYAVAFVLMATLKTLSLLPVAPPSKSTPFSSIFALGTVMSLSTGLANVSLKHNSVGFYQMAKIAVTPTIVVAEFMLFQKKVSSQKAVTLAVVSFGVAVATVTDLEFNFFGACVALAWIVPSAVNKILWSSLQQSGNWTALALMWKTTPITIFFLLTLMPLLDPPGLFLFNWNFRNSCAIIISALFGFLLQWSGALALGATSALSHVVLGQFKTIVIMLSGYLIFGSDPGITSVCGAVIALGGMSFYTYLGLKKDSATSGKKAPSRQNSFMGRPKVAADSDDADSEQDDTV from the exons ATGACGAAGCTGCCGTGGTGGCGCGCCGACGCGTCGGAGCTGGTGGCCGTGACGGCGATGGGCGTCTGGGAGGCtgtgctcgccggcggcggcaggAGATTCATCAAGCGGAAGGACAGCGACGCCGGCGAGACGG GTCGGGCACTCGAGGAGTTGCGAAGCTCCTTGTACAATGAAATGCATAGTTCAGAAGGTGCTAAGCGCCAGCAGCAGCGATTCTGTGGACCAAGTGTTGCACTGACATTCAATTTTGCTATTGCTGTTGGGATTATCATGGCAAATAAAATG GTGATGGGGAGTGTTGGATTTAAGTTCCCAATTGCACTCTCATTAATTCATTACGCAGTTGCATTTGTTCTAATGGCCACCCTTAAGACATTATCCTTGTTACCGGTTGCCCCTCCATCGAAATCCACTCCTTTCTCATCTATATTTGCTTTGGGTACTGTAATGTCCCTGTCCACTGGGCTAGCCAACGTGAGTTTGAAACATAATAG TGTAGGTTTCTATCAAATGGCTAAGATTGCTGTAACCCCAACAATTGTCGTAGCCGAATTTATGCTTTTCCAGAAGAAAGTTTCCTCTCAGAAG GCTGTCACACTGGCAGTTGTGTCATTTGGAGTCGCTGTAGCGACTGTTACTGATTTGGAGTTCAACTTTTTCGGTGCTTGTGTCGCATTAGCATGGATTGTTCCTAGTGCCGTGAACAAAATCCTTTGGTCAAGTTTGCAACAGAGTGGAAACTGGACCGCCCTTGC GCTAATGTGGAAGACTACTCCAATTACGATATTTTTCTTATTGACATTGATGCCTTTGCTGGATCCCCCTGGCTTGTTTTTGTTCAATTGGAACTTCAGAAACAGCTGTGCTATTATCATTTCTGCATTGTTCGGTTTCCTTCTTCAGTGGTCTGGTGCTTTGGCACTCGG TGCGACGTCAGCTTTGTCTCATGTTGTGCTGGGCCAATTCAAAACCATCGTCATCATGCTCTCCGGCTACCTGATCTTCGGCTCCGACCCTGGGATCACCAGCGTCTGCGGAGCCGTCATCGCACTCGGCGGCATGTCGTTCTACACCTACCTGGGTCTGAAGAAAGACTCGGCGACCAGCGGCAAGAAAGCGCCGTCGAGACAGAACTCCTTCATGGGGAGACCTAAGGTCGCTGCAGACAGTGATGACGCGGATTCAGAGCAAGATGATACCGTGTAG
- the LOC136478008 gene encoding zinc finger protein CONSTANS-LIKE 9-like isoform X1, with product MASLCDFCGKQRSMIYCRSDAASLCLLCDRNVHSANALSRRHTRTLLCDRCGSQPASVRCLEDNASLCQNCDWNGHDAASGASGHKRQAINCYSGCPSSAELSRIWSFIMDIPTVAAEPNCEDGLSMMTIDDSDVTNHHGASDDKRLLEIANTTLMSDPPSADKLKPLIGSSFGDGFDVLPLATYQPAGPVSLTPKVPYARDDDKFNDGMYEDLCVDDADLTFENYEELFGTSHIRTEELFDDAVIDSYFETKETPAFFNEQPKTMQLECSNVVSADCGMSNPGARADSSLCIPIRQVRSSISHSLSGLTGESSAGDHQDCGVSPMLLMGEPPWHSPGPEGSVAGGSRDSALTRYKEKKKRRKFDKKIRYASRKARADVRKRVKGRFIKAGEAYDYDPLSQTRSY from the exons ATGGCTTCTCTTTGTGATTTCTGTGGGAAACAAAGGTCAATGATCTACTGCAGATCAGATGCGGCATCGTTGTGCTTATTATGCGACCGTAATGTTCATTCAGCTAATGCGCTGTCTCGGCGTCATACAAGGACCCTTCTTTGTGATCGTTGTGGTTCACAGCCTGCATCAGTCAGATGTCTTGAGGACAACGCATCACTTTGCCAAAACTGTGATTGGAATGGGCACGATGCAGCATCAGGGGCTTCTGGGCATAAAAGGCAGGCCATAAACTGTTACTCAGGGTGCCCCTCATCAGCAGAGCTTTCGAGAATCTGGTCATTTATTATGGATATCCCGACTGTAGCTGCTGAGCCCAACTGTGAGGATGGACTAAGCATGATGACAATTGATGACAGTGATGTGACGAATCATCATGGTGCTTCAGATGATAAAAGACTGTTGGAAATAGCTAACACAACACTCATGAGCGATCCACCTTCAGCCGACAAGCTTAAACCTCTGATAGGCTCTTCTTTCGGAGATGGGTTTGATGTTCTGCCTCTAGCCACATATCAGCCTGCTGGACCAGTTTCATTGACGCCTAAG GTACCTTATGCCAGAGATGACGATAAGTTCAATGATGGCATGTATGAAGACTTATGTGTGGATGATGCTGACCTGACATTTGAGAACTACGAAGAGCTATTTGGTACCTCTCACATTCGAACAGAGGAACTCTTTGATGACGCTGTAATTGACAGTTACTTTGAAACAAAGGAAACACCAGCTTTTTTCAACGAG CAGCCCAAAACTATGCAGCTAGAATGTAGCAATGTAGTATCAGCTGATTGTGGGATGTCAAACCCAGGGGCAAGGGCAGATTCCAGCCTTTGCATTCCTATTAGGCAGGTCAGATCTAGTATATCCCATTCCTTATCTGGTTTGACTGGTGAGAGCAGCGCTGGAGATCACCAAGATTGTGGGGTGTCACCAATGCTCCTCATGGGTGAGCCTCCCTGGCATTCTCCTGGTCCTGAAGGCTCAGTTGCTGGAGGCAGCAGAGATAGCGCTCTCACTCGATACAAGgagaagaaaaagagaagaaa GTTTGACAAGAAGATCAGATATGCCTCTCGCAAGGCTAGGGCAGACGTGAGGAAGAGGGTCAAGGGACGGTTTATAAAGGCTGGTGAAGCGTATGACTATGATCCACTAAGCCAAACTAGAAGCTACTGA
- the LOC136478008 gene encoding zinc finger protein CONSTANS-LIKE 9-like isoform X2, with the protein MASLCDFCGKQRSMIYCRSDAASLCLLCDRNVHSANALSRRHTRTLLCDRCGSQPASVRCLEDNASLCQNCDWNGHDAASGASGHKRQAINCYSGCPSSAELSRIWSFIMDIPTVAAEPNCEDGLSMMTIDDSDVTNHHGASDDKRLLEIANTTLMSDPPSADKLKPLIGSSFGDGFDVLPLATYQPAGPVSLTPKVPYARDDDKFNDGMYEDLCVDDADLTFENYEELFGTSHIRTEELFDDAVIDSYFETKETPAFFNEPKTMQLECSNVVSADCGMSNPGARADSSLCIPIRQVRSSISHSLSGLTGESSAGDHQDCGVSPMLLMGEPPWHSPGPEGSVAGGSRDSALTRYKEKKKRRKFDKKIRYASRKARADVRKRVKGRFIKAGEAYDYDPLSQTRSY; encoded by the exons ATGGCTTCTCTTTGTGATTTCTGTGGGAAACAAAGGTCAATGATCTACTGCAGATCAGATGCGGCATCGTTGTGCTTATTATGCGACCGTAATGTTCATTCAGCTAATGCGCTGTCTCGGCGTCATACAAGGACCCTTCTTTGTGATCGTTGTGGTTCACAGCCTGCATCAGTCAGATGTCTTGAGGACAACGCATCACTTTGCCAAAACTGTGATTGGAATGGGCACGATGCAGCATCAGGGGCTTCTGGGCATAAAAGGCAGGCCATAAACTGTTACTCAGGGTGCCCCTCATCAGCAGAGCTTTCGAGAATCTGGTCATTTATTATGGATATCCCGACTGTAGCTGCTGAGCCCAACTGTGAGGATGGACTAAGCATGATGACAATTGATGACAGTGATGTGACGAATCATCATGGTGCTTCAGATGATAAAAGACTGTTGGAAATAGCTAACACAACACTCATGAGCGATCCACCTTCAGCCGACAAGCTTAAACCTCTGATAGGCTCTTCTTTCGGAGATGGGTTTGATGTTCTGCCTCTAGCCACATATCAGCCTGCTGGACCAGTTTCATTGACGCCTAAG GTACCTTATGCCAGAGATGACGATAAGTTCAATGATGGCATGTATGAAGACTTATGTGTGGATGATGCTGACCTGACATTTGAGAACTACGAAGAGCTATTTGGTACCTCTCACATTCGAACAGAGGAACTCTTTGATGACGCTGTAATTGACAGTTACTTTGAAACAAAGGAAACACCAGCTTTTTTCAACGAG CCCAAAACTATGCAGCTAGAATGTAGCAATGTAGTATCAGCTGATTGTGGGATGTCAAACCCAGGGGCAAGGGCAGATTCCAGCCTTTGCATTCCTATTAGGCAGGTCAGATCTAGTATATCCCATTCCTTATCTGGTTTGACTGGTGAGAGCAGCGCTGGAGATCACCAAGATTGTGGGGTGTCACCAATGCTCCTCATGGGTGAGCCTCCCTGGCATTCTCCTGGTCCTGAAGGCTCAGTTGCTGGAGGCAGCAGAGATAGCGCTCTCACTCGATACAAGgagaagaaaaagagaagaaa GTTTGACAAGAAGATCAGATATGCCTCTCGCAAGGCTAGGGCAGACGTGAGGAAGAGGGTCAAGGGACGGTTTATAAAGGCTGGTGAAGCGTATGACTATGATCCACTAAGCCAAACTAGAAGCTACTGA